A single window of Oenanthe melanoleuca isolate GR-GAL-2019-014 unplaced genomic scaffold, OMel1.0 S001, whole genome shotgun sequence DNA harbors:
- the LOC130266168 gene encoding MLV-related proviral Env polyprotein-like, whose translation MRPLKEMGTLNGVHSNLSNQTFKVQLMRILRLCLQDWIMGRPRNPYASLPGKRERPPSNPASPEKLTHSQSKQRRYFCVILFLGLVGGGHANTKHYPHQPFRWVLRHLSGERVIKENITADTPSFKFNLKDIFPFYTKFPKFDKPAIFQTYWCPASNPGKGYCNYPGYGYCGYWGCETIVTSDRWKPQQPDKFLQIKYSPHGCIEPRFGMDKYVLMPQGRAEHTCTGYIMTVLQPTHNSWATGKVWTAFVHHPRRVWVNIQIIRLPPSISRSARPNPVLTMSKPRKGIAANHSSSHNTQMLRSVSSPSDLLSKPTLSDPFLSVLNATFLSLNQSNPNLTESCWLCYDARPPFYEGVALDLPFIFSKSDNPRQCRWDTPRRGIALSQVTGQGRCFGNAAMAKRTGSVCRNFVKLKRGKFQWAIPAASGMWVCHRAGVTPCVLITKFNHSADFCVQVLIVPRVQYRQDDEVYHLLEEPGRLHKREVLTGITIAMLLGLGVTGAATGVSSLATQHQGLTHLQMTVDEDLQKIEKSISSLETSLSSLSEVVLQNRRGLDLLFMQQGGLCAALREECCFYADHTGVVRNSMAELRERLNQRKMDREAKQGWFESWFNQSPWLTTLISTLIGPVIIILLTLIFGPCIFNKLVLFVKKRLEAVNIMFVERRQLL comes from the coding sequence ATGCGGCCGTTAAAAGAGATGGGAACGTTAAATGGTGTCCACTCAAATCTATCAAACCAGACCTTCAAAGTGCAGCTAATGAGAATTCTAAGACTTTGTTTGCAGGACTGGATCATGGGACGCCCTCGCAACCCGTACGCCTCACTGCcgggaaagagagagagaccaCCGAGCAACCCGGCATCACCTGAGAAGCTCACACACTCACAATCAAAGCAGCGACGGtatttctgtgtcattttgtTCCTAGGCTTGGTAGGCGGAGGGCACGCAAACACAAAGCATTACCCTCACCAGCCGTTCAGGTGGGTTCTACGCCATCTTTCAGGTGAGAGGGTcatcaaagaaaatataacagcAGACACCCCATCCTTCAAGTTCAACCTAAAGGACATTTTTCCCTTCTATACGAAATTCCCCAAATTTGATAAGCCAGCAATATTTCAGACGTATTGGTGTCCTGCTTCCAACCCAGGGAAAGGTTACTGTAATTACCCAGGGTATGGATATTGTGGGTATTGGGGGTGTGAAACTATTGTTACAAGCGATAGATGGAAACCGCAACAGCCAGATAAGTTCCTGCAGATTAAGTATTCTCCTCACGGCTGTATCGAACCAAGGTTTGGCATGGATAAGTACGTACTCATGCcccaaggcagggctgagcacacatGCACAGGCTATATAATGACAGTTCTGCAGCCAACCCACAATAGCTGGGCCACAGGCAAGGTGTGGACAGCGTTTGTCCATCATCCTCGCCGTGTCTGGGTGAACATACAAATTATCAGACTCCCACCCTCAATATCCCGATCAGCCAGACCCAATCCGGTTCTTACAATGAGCAAACCCAGAAAAGGAATTGCAGCTAACCATAGCTCCAGCCACAACACACAGATGCTGCGATCTGTCTCCTCCCCATCCGATCTCTTATCCAAACCAACCCTCTCTGATCCCTTCCTAAGTGTGTTAAATGCTACATTTCTATCGTTAAACCAGTCCAACCCAAATCTCACAGAATCGTGCTGGTTGTGCTATGATGCACGACCCCCTTTTTATGAAGGTGTTGCCCTTGATCTCCCGTTTATCTTTTCAAAGTCGGACAATCCACGCCAATGCAGATGGGACACACCCCGGAGGGGCATCGCCCTAAGCCAGGTCACAGGCCAAGGCAGATGCTTTGGAAACGCAGCCATGGCGAAGCGGACTGGTAGCGTCTGCCGGAACTTCGTCAAACTTAAAAGGGGAAAGTTCCAGTGGGCGATCCCAGCCGCATCGGGGATGTGGGTCTGTCACCGAGCTGGAGTAACCCCATGTGTGCTCATTACCAAATTCAATCACTCTGCTGACTTTTGTGTCCAAGTTCTCATTGTTCCTAGAGTCCAGTACCGCCAGGACGACGAGGTGTACCACCTGCTCGAGGAACCAGGCCGGCTCCACAAGCGGGAAGTGTTAACAGGCATCACCATCGCGATGCTCCTCGGCTTAGGAGTTACCGGCGCTGCCACAGGTGTCTCGTCCCTGGCAACTCAGCATCAAGGACTGACCCACCTTCAAATGACAGTCGACGAAGACTTGCAAAAGATCGAGAAATCcatttcatccctggaaacatccctctcctcactctcagaagtcgtcctccaaaacaggcgaggacTGGACCTTCTGTTCATGCAGCAGGGGGGCCTATGTGCCGCCCTGAGggaggaatgctgcttctatGCAGACCACACGGGAGTTGTTAGAAACTCCATGGCCGAGCTGAGGGAGCGactgaaccagagaaaaatggacagagaagctaaaCAGGGCTGGTTCGAATCGTGGTTCAaccagtccccatggctcaccaccctaaTTTCTACATTAATCGGCCCGGTCATTATAATCCTACTAACACTAATCTTCGGGCCTTGCATATTTAACAAATTAGTACTATTTGTCAAAAAGCGTTTAGAAGCAGTTAACATTATGTTCGTCGAACGCCGACAGCTGCTTTAA